From Streptomyces sp. NBC_01460, a single genomic window includes:
- a CDS encoding ABC transporter permease, whose product MSDTTHDGGIALSSPPSADEGLSASQLADKYGLTVSGARPGLFAYVRQLWGRRHFILAFSRAKLTAQYSQAKLGQLWQVATPLLNALVYFLIFGLILGTNRGMSQEVFIPFLVTGVFVFTFTQSSVMAGVRSIAGNLGLVRALHFPRASLPVSFSLQQLQQLMYSMIVLVAVAVGFGSYPALSWLLVIPALAMQFLFNTGLALVMARLGSKTPDLAQLMPFVMRTWMYGSGVMFSIPVMLEDKPQWIADVLQYNPAAIYMDLVRFALIDGYGSENLPQHVWAVGLAWALVVGVVGFVYFWKAEERYGRG is encoded by the coding sequence GTGAGTGACACGACCCACGACGGCGGGATTGCGCTGAGCAGCCCGCCGTCCGCCGACGAGGGACTGAGCGCGTCCCAGCTGGCCGACAAGTACGGCTTGACGGTGAGCGGCGCCCGGCCCGGGCTGTTCGCGTACGTCCGGCAGCTCTGGGGACGCAGGCATTTCATCCTGGCGTTCTCGAGGGCGAAGCTGACCGCCCAGTACAGCCAGGCCAAGCTCGGCCAGCTGTGGCAGGTGGCCACACCGCTGCTGAACGCCCTGGTCTACTTCCTGATCTTCGGCCTGATCCTGGGCACCAACAGGGGGATGAGCCAGGAGGTCTTCATCCCGTTCCTGGTGACCGGGGTCTTCGTCTTCACCTTCACCCAGAGTTCGGTCATGGCGGGGGTCCGCTCCATCGCGGGCAACCTCGGCCTGGTCCGGGCGCTGCACTTCCCCCGCGCGTCGCTGCCGGTCTCGTTCTCGCTCCAGCAGCTCCAGCAGCTGATGTACTCGATGATCGTGCTGGTGGCCGTGGCGGTGGGCTTCGGCAGCTACCCGGCCCTCTCCTGGCTGCTCGTGATCCCGGCGCTGGCCATGCAGTTCCTCTTCAACACCGGCCTCGCGCTCGTCATGGCCCGGCTGGGCAGCAAGACCCCCGACCTCGCCCAGCTGATGCCGTTCGTCATGCGTACGTGGATGTACGGCTCGGGCGTCATGTTCTCCATCCCGGTGATGCTGGAGGACAAGCCGCAGTGGATCGCCGACGTGCTGCAGTACAACCCGGCGGCCATCTACATGGACCTGGTCCGCTTCGCCCTGATCGACGGCTACGGTTCCGAGAACCTGCCGCAGCACGTCTGGGCCGTGGGGCTCGCCTGGGCGCTCGTCGTGGGCGTCGTGGGCTTCGTGTACTTCTGGAAGGCAGAGGAACGGTACGGCCGTGGCTGA